A genomic window from Halomonas sp. LR3S48 includes:
- a CDS encoding enoyl-CoA hydratase-related protein yields the protein MTQTYSNLNIDGRGVARLTLNRPEVHNAFDDSLIAELNEHLAKLHDAARHGEVRVVVLGSEGKSFSAGADLNWMKRMVEYDFEGNLADSRKLSQLMHGLDTLPCPTVCRVQGAAFGGAVGLAACCDVVIASEKAKFCLSEVKIGLSPAVISPYVQRALGSRQMRRFALTAEVIDADQALELGLAHQIVGHDHIDEAVSEMIETLLAGSPQAQRATKSLLAEVARDADSKATREHTCRVISELRVSAEGQEGLTSFFEKRRPAWADDNTNSSERRS from the coding sequence ATGACACAGACATATTCAAACCTGAATATCGACGGCCGCGGCGTCGCCCGGCTGACGCTGAACCGTCCCGAGGTGCATAACGCCTTCGACGACAGCCTGATCGCCGAGCTCAACGAGCACCTCGCCAAGCTCCACGACGCTGCCCGCCACGGCGAGGTACGCGTGGTGGTGCTGGGCTCCGAGGGCAAGAGCTTCTCCGCCGGTGCCGACCTGAACTGGATGAAGCGCATGGTGGAGTACGATTTCGAGGGCAACCTGGCCGACTCGCGCAAGCTCTCGCAGTTGATGCACGGCCTGGATACCTTGCCCTGCCCCACCGTGTGCCGCGTACAGGGAGCGGCCTTTGGCGGTGCCGTGGGCCTGGCCGCCTGCTGCGACGTGGTGATCGCTTCCGAGAAGGCCAAGTTCTGCCTCTCCGAGGTCAAGATCGGCCTCTCGCCCGCGGTGATCAGCCCCTATGTGCAGCGCGCCCTGGGCTCGCGCCAGATGCGCCGCTTCGCGCTCACCGCCGAGGTGATCGACGCCGACCAGGCGCTGGAACTGGGCCTGGCTCACCAGATCGTCGGCCATGATCATATCGACGAGGCCGTGAGCGAAATGATCGAGACCCTGCTGGCCGGCTCGCCCCAGGCCCAGCGCGCCACCAAGTCGCTGCTGGCCGAAGTGGCCCGCGATGCCGACAGCAAGGCGACCCGCGAGCACACCTGCCGCGTGATCAGCGAGCTGCGCGTGAGCGCCGAAGGTCAGGAAGGCCTGACCAGCTTCTTCGAGAAGCGCCGCCCCGCCTGGGCCGACGACAACACGAATTCCTCGGAGCGCCGCTCATGA
- a CDS encoding hydroxymethylglutaryl-CoA lyase, with amino-acid sequence MAFPKRVRLVEVGPRDGLQNEPNPIDTATKLELIDRLGAAGLKYIEAASFVSPKWVPQMADHREVMTGLERRQGITYAALTPNLKGLEAALECGVEEVAVFGAASEAFSQKNINCSVAESLERFAPVLERAQAANVRVRGYVSCVLGCPYEGEIAPAKVAEVSKALYDMGCYEVSLGDTIGIGTPLAAKRMLEAVSDAVPMAHLAAHFHDTYGQALANLYAVLEEGISVVDSSVAGLGGCPYAKGASGNAASEDVVYLLNGLGIETGIDLNKLAETGTWITQTIGRPNRSKVGVALAAK; translated from the coding sequence ATGGCATTTCCCAAGCGCGTACGCCTGGTCGAGGTCGGCCCCCGCGACGGGCTGCAGAACGAACCCAACCCGATCGACACGGCCACCAAGCTGGAGCTGATCGACCGCCTGGGCGCCGCCGGCCTCAAGTACATCGAAGCGGCCAGCTTCGTCTCGCCCAAGTGGGTGCCACAGATGGCCGACCACCGCGAGGTAATGACCGGCCTCGAGCGTCGCCAAGGCATCACCTACGCCGCCCTCACCCCCAACCTCAAGGGACTGGAAGCGGCACTGGAGTGCGGCGTGGAGGAAGTGGCGGTATTCGGCGCGGCCAGCGAGGCTTTCTCGCAGAAGAACATCAACTGTTCAGTCGCCGAATCCCTGGAGCGCTTCGCCCCCGTGCTGGAGCGGGCGCAAGCGGCCAATGTACGCGTGCGCGGCTACGTCTCCTGCGTGCTCGGCTGCCCCTACGAAGGCGAGATCGCCCCGGCCAAAGTCGCCGAGGTTTCAAAAGCACTCTATGACATGGGCTGCTACGAAGTCTCGCTCGGCGACACCATCGGCATCGGCACCCCGCTCGCCGCCAAACGCATGCTCGAAGCCGTGAGCGACGCGGTGCCCATGGCCCATCTCGCCGCCCACTTCCACGACACCTACGGCCAGGCCCTTGCCAACCTCTACGCCGTGCTGGAAGAAGGCATCAGCGTGGTGGACAGCTCTGTCGCCGGCCTCGGCGGCTGCCCCTACGCCAAAGGCGCCTCCGGTAACGCCGCCAGTGAAGACGTTGTCTACCTGCTCAACGGCCTGGGTATCGAAACCGGCATCGACCTCAACAAGCTCGCCGAAACCGGCACCTGGATCACCCAAACCATCGGCCGACCGAACCGCTCTAAGGTGGGCGTGGCGCTGGCGGCGAAGTAA
- a CDS encoding class I SAM-dependent methyltransferase: protein MAGNAPDIQTIKEGMRQTWMAGDFGEIAKFIQHHADDFISDLNITPGIRLLDVACGTGNLAIPAARAGASVTGIDIADNLIEQARTRARTEGLDIHFEVDDAESLAQPDAAFDVVASMYGAMFAPRPERAAAEMVRVCRPGGTIAMANWMPETFIGDMFKLVGYHAPPPEGVPSPALWGDPATVRHRLREGISELNSKPVTVIFQYPFSVPEVVEFHRIFFGPIERAWARLADDEREALRRDLEAHWNRNNEATDGSTRVKAQYLQVVATRTAS from the coding sequence ATGGCCGGCAATGCTCCTGATATCCAGACCATCAAGGAGGGCATGCGCCAGACCTGGATGGCCGGCGATTTCGGTGAAATCGCCAAATTCATCCAGCACCATGCCGACGACTTCATTTCCGATTTGAACATCACGCCCGGAATCCGACTGCTCGATGTGGCTTGCGGTACAGGCAACCTGGCGATTCCGGCGGCCCGTGCCGGCGCATCGGTCACGGGAATCGATATCGCAGACAATCTGATCGAGCAGGCCCGTACTCGAGCGCGGACCGAAGGCCTGGACATTCACTTCGAGGTTGACGATGCCGAGAGTCTCGCCCAACCCGATGCTGCGTTCGACGTGGTGGCGAGCATGTATGGGGCCATGTTCGCTCCACGGCCCGAGCGTGCGGCCGCTGAAATGGTGCGGGTATGCCGCCCCGGCGGTACCATCGCCATGGCCAACTGGATGCCGGAGACCTTCATCGGCGATATGTTCAAGCTCGTAGGCTATCACGCACCGCCCCCTGAAGGGGTGCCTTCGCCCGCACTCTGGGGAGACCCCGCCACGGTACGCCATCGCCTGCGTGAGGGCATCAGCGAGCTGAACAGCAAACCGGTTACGGTCATCTTCCAGTACCCGTTTTCAGTTCCCGAAGTGGTGGAGTTCCACCGAATCTTCTTCGGCCCAATCGAACGCGCCTGGGCCAGGCTCGCAGATGATGAGCGTGAGGCACTGCGTCGCGATCTCGAGGCTCACTGGAACCGTAATAACGAAGCCACCGACGGCAGTACCCGAGTCAAGGCACAGTATCTGCAGGTAGTGGCTACCCGGACAGCGTCCTGA
- a CDS encoding toxin VasX: MSEGDLKELQDEDIDLGVRRRVEYSDEEDGTLALVIPKREGGGEIEIPLQEHARTVFERTDGSMQDYTMLAVRPLAEVGRNRPVQRSGVTTNTGIATAMLRPGYLYVFFDNRLWRELEIGNDGKLSDVDVEHYRELAKGGDTPNERDSAGKWLDNILLPAMLQGQATLHRVRLAYSEIAWSWPYITWLEANPGRLETRTTAVGHAHAVILDMEGWLSMQTGFPAGRVADQPPLRERDLGIELMLEAPEAYTTDFTAPAGNELCAKLKALWEQAGETDRAATLALECEAGEDLLAAIRDNAGIVAVALPDPLFTLRHALAQIHLAEHYLDGLDSRLADNPLGHSAKLIRQALFTAPSSGEANPLAEFRGAIDPTKLDATLEQAERNAALAVVRTKLDALQQLASQGQLTAMLRDFTSHDELGICEGYALCGDLYGVLQQLPGVLHDQGDTRQEARTRQLLKTLLTDRELQALWSADENESTDESADDATNDGSGNFRPAFLRRLAQDERDIDEALAASLGLETLGLVAQNLTEQEQAQQAGVLSLANAIKVGGLVNTVVGQWSQAVLRVAERIGDDVEVIHMRRVFTAVGTHANLVDGSLRGELQVMHRSDVDLSRYVIIGVHGDGIEWGLTDRDRTSGVLQTQRDYLYAEQVDPRGNVQASTSPKRMSSEVDDAIRQVAGHVLVYVLPAGHPEAAKVAQLRLTKLAGQVKVVIDGPAVSRLLVGFAIYNIGMEISKLKEVSDADESTALQWTKVMSSLVDLSAAYMKLHTTLYPASNSKTGIFVQRAWFDMKSWPVIGARLSQVGASTLVRTIGLFNFFAGVTAVGVSSWELRNSLQGGDHDAAIGHGIAVAGGALFLAAPLMAGLVMIPGWGWALLGLGLAIGGSSYAAMNQDTPFEQLLKQGPLGTHPDGAMTVADDAVYYPQLLTQLSPAQIEVSRYGSLGAGERQALLESVWESTTDTPSSRDYVITISTPLISRYKIGETLKLAVQELEQTDTGTITPLGTYEQLSHITRAPEPFEIGKRQLLPQQSAVRFLVKRKVAEESFQMGGTSVTSTARLRIALQARIEWELGEMVLPTPMLKEYEPFVEGQHDALPARSHRTVNNPIVDFIRSFTGRSQDPRYWYIKEFQV, translated from the coding sequence ATGAGCGAAGGCGATCTCAAGGAACTACAAGACGAAGACATCGACCTTGGCGTGCGGCGCCGTGTCGAGTACTCGGACGAGGAAGACGGTACTCTTGCGCTGGTGATTCCCAAGCGCGAGGGGGGCGGCGAGATCGAAATACCGCTGCAGGAGCATGCCAGAACCGTTTTCGAGCGCACCGATGGCAGTATGCAGGACTACACGATGCTGGCCGTTCGCCCCTTGGCGGAAGTGGGGCGCAACCGACCCGTTCAGCGGAGTGGGGTAACGACCAATACCGGTATCGCCACTGCCATGCTGCGTCCGGGATACCTGTATGTCTTCTTCGACAACCGCTTGTGGCGTGAACTCGAGATTGGCAACGATGGCAAGCTTAGCGACGTAGATGTAGAGCATTATCGTGAGCTAGCCAAAGGGGGGGACACCCCCAATGAGCGGGACAGCGCAGGCAAATGGCTCGATAACATCCTGCTTCCGGCGATGCTGCAGGGGCAGGCCACCCTGCATCGGGTTCGCCTCGCCTACAGCGAGATCGCCTGGAGCTGGCCCTACATCACCTGGTTGGAAGCCAATCCCGGCCGACTCGAGACGCGCACCACTGCCGTAGGGCATGCCCACGCCGTGATTCTCGATATGGAAGGCTGGCTCTCCATGCAAACGGGGTTTCCCGCCGGTCGCGTGGCCGACCAGCCGCCCCTACGTGAACGCGATCTCGGCATCGAACTGATGCTGGAAGCGCCCGAAGCTTATACCACCGACTTTACCGCACCAGCGGGCAACGAATTGTGCGCCAAGCTCAAAGCCTTGTGGGAGCAAGCCGGGGAAACCGATCGCGCTGCCACTCTGGCGCTGGAGTGCGAAGCTGGTGAAGACCTCTTGGCTGCTATTCGGGATAACGCTGGTATCGTTGCCGTGGCACTGCCGGACCCCCTGTTTACGCTGCGCCATGCCCTGGCCCAGATCCACCTCGCCGAACACTACCTGGATGGCCTCGACAGCCGGCTGGCCGACAATCCCTTGGGGCATTCGGCCAAGCTCATTCGTCAGGCTCTCTTCACCGCGCCGAGCAGTGGCGAGGCGAATCCACTTGCCGAGTTTCGGGGTGCCATCGATCCGACCAAGCTCGATGCCACCCTGGAGCAGGCTGAACGCAACGCCGCGCTTGCGGTAGTGCGCACAAAGCTCGACGCCCTCCAGCAACTGGCTAGCCAGGGCCAGCTCACCGCCATGCTGCGTGATTTCACCAGCCACGATGAATTGGGTATCTGCGAAGGCTACGCCCTGTGTGGTGACCTCTACGGCGTGCTGCAACAGCTTCCCGGTGTGCTCCACGACCAGGGCGACACCCGCCAGGAGGCCCGTACCAGGCAACTGCTCAAGACGCTGCTGACTGACCGGGAGTTGCAAGCGCTTTGGAGTGCCGACGAGAACGAGTCCACCGATGAATCGGCTGATGACGCCACCAATGATGGCAGCGGCAATTTCCGGCCTGCCTTCCTGCGCCGGCTTGCCCAGGATGAGCGCGACATTGACGAGGCCCTGGCTGCAAGCCTAGGTCTGGAGACCCTGGGGCTGGTCGCCCAAAACCTGACTGAGCAGGAACAAGCCCAGCAGGCCGGTGTGCTCAGCCTGGCCAACGCCATCAAGGTCGGCGGCTTGGTTAACACGGTTGTGGGGCAATGGAGCCAGGCCGTGCTGCGGGTAGCAGAGCGGATAGGCGACGACGTGGAAGTGATTCACATGCGCCGTGTGTTCACCGCCGTTGGCACCCATGCCAACCTGGTTGACGGTTCCCTGAGGGGCGAGCTACAAGTCATGCATCGCAGCGATGTCGACCTGAGCCGCTACGTCATCATCGGTGTGCATGGGGATGGGATCGAGTGGGGGTTGACCGACCGTGATCGCACCAGTGGCGTTCTTCAGACTCAACGAGACTACCTCTACGCCGAGCAGGTGGACCCCAGGGGCAACGTGCAAGCCTCGACCAGCCCGAAACGCATGTCATCTGAAGTAGATGACGCTATCCGTCAGGTCGCCGGCCATGTCCTGGTGTACGTACTCCCTGCCGGCCACCCCGAAGCCGCGAAGGTAGCGCAACTCCGTCTGACCAAGCTTGCCGGTCAGGTTAAAGTGGTGATAGATGGCCCTGCGGTGTCGAGATTGTTGGTGGGGTTTGCGATATATAATATTGGGATGGAAATATCAAAACTAAAAGAAGTTAGTGATGCCGATGAAAGCACAGCACTTCAGTGGACAAAGGTCATGAGCAGTCTTGTTGATTTAAGCGCTGCTTACATGAAGTTGCACACAACGCTTTATCCGGCTTCAAACTCTAAAACAGGTATATTTGTACAAAGAGCTTGGTTTGATATGAAGAGCTGGCCGGTAATTGGTGCCAGGCTTTCCCAGGTTGGAGCAAGCACGCTTGTTCGGACAATTGGCTTGTTTAACTTTTTTGCGGGCGTTACCGCTGTGGGCGTCAGCTCTTGGGAGCTGCGCAATAGCCTGCAGGGTGGCGATCATGATGCCGCAATAGGCCATGGTATAGCGGTTGCCGGTGGGGCGCTGTTTCTTGCCGCTCCTCTTATGGCGGGGCTGGTAATGATTCCCGGCTGGGGATGGGCGTTGCTTGGCCTGGGGCTGGCCATCGGCGGTAGCAGCTATGCTGCCATGAATCAGGATACCCCCTTTGAGCAGTTGCTCAAGCAGGGCCCCTTGGGTACCCATCCCGATGGAGCAATGACAGTGGCAGACGATGCCGTTTACTACCCCCAACTGTTGACACAGCTGAGCCCGGCCCAGATCGAAGTGTCGCGCTACGGCAGTTTGGGTGCGGGCGAGCGCCAGGCATTACTGGAAAGCGTTTGGGAATCAACCACTGATACCCCCAGCAGCCGAGACTATGTGATAACGATCAGCACGCCGTTGATCAGCCGCTACAAGATTGGCGAGACGTTGAAACTGGCTGTGCAGGAGCTGGAACAGACCGATACCGGCACCATCACCCCGCTTGGCACCTATGAACAGCTATCTCATATCACTAGGGCGCCGGAACCGTTCGAGATTGGTAAGCGCCAGTTGCTGCCGCAGCAAAGTGCGGTACGCTTTCTGGTCAAGCGCAAAGTGGCGGAGGAGAGCTTCCAGATGGGTGGCACCAGCGTGACCTCCACGGCCCGCCTGCGTATCGCCCTGCAGGCGAGAATCGAGTGGGAGCTGGGTGAGATGGTATTGCCCACTCCGATGCTGAAAGAGTACGAGCCTTTTGTTGAAGGCCAGCATGACGCACTGCCAGCCCGGTCGCATCGCACGGTGAATAACCCAATCGTCGATTTCATCAGATCCTTTACAGGTCGTTCACAGGACCCCCGTTACTGGTACATCAAGGAATTCCAGGTATGA
- a CDS encoding WD40/YVTN/BNR-like repeat-containing protein produces MQRRWVVTLLLLLLAIGYAVGDSGVWDRISNDFMMEDKPYGTGDFRIHDQSIITMKLVNPELTFKLREERSDPNRAEPTEAWMGNVNERANRRFVRILGGHLENGIEQRFEERAQQAEWWLSPSWNTIYLATGWTNYYDEPAVGQRYTPQLTQLFKSTDQGQEWEKLRWPEDQNITFLRFLDAQRGYLIGWGPKIWRTSDGGDHWDELPVPEGSRNPENPRQQFDLVALGQDNVLRMAFYDHAADASRIHALTWGEDFSQQVFTIPGHVVMDIAANSEGNVYVLTTQGAPYFSLPAEEREAPRPSVVWSWNGDTLQRLHEFPSKLKGYALYLTPEEGLLFDGVDESSLLGSDVTAVSYDGGGSWKIEDEGSSSQGGYYDMQTGTRWRVEGYSLYRREIP; encoded by the coding sequence GTGCAGCGACGCTGGGTTGTAACTCTACTATTGCTCCTGCTGGCTATTGGTTATGCTGTAGGAGACAGTGGAGTTTGGGATAGGATCAGCAATGACTTCATGATGGAAGACAAGCCTTATGGGACGGGTGACTTCCGTATACACGATCAGTCTATAATTACTATGAAGCTGGTCAATCCCGAGCTAACATTTAAGCTACGAGAAGAGCGTAGTGACCCAAATAGGGCTGAGCCTACTGAAGCGTGGATGGGTAACGTTAATGAAAGAGCCAATCGCCGCTTCGTGCGTATTCTAGGAGGACATCTGGAAAACGGTATTGAGCAGCGCTTCGAAGAGCGCGCTCAACAAGCAGAATGGTGGTTGTCACCTAGCTGGAACACTATCTATCTGGCAACCGGCTGGACCAATTATTACGATGAGCCTGCAGTGGGCCAGCGCTACACACCGCAACTCACCCAGCTATTTAAGTCCACCGATCAAGGCCAAGAGTGGGAAAAGCTCCGCTGGCCTGAAGACCAGAATATTACTTTCCTACGCTTTCTCGATGCCCAACGCGGCTATCTGATTGGCTGGGGGCCGAAGATCTGGCGCACTAGCGATGGTGGAGACCATTGGGATGAGTTGCCAGTACCTGAAGGTTCTCGCAATCCTGAGAATCCCCGCCAGCAGTTCGATCTTGTGGCGTTAGGACAGGACAACGTGCTGCGCATGGCTTTCTATGACCACGCCGCCGATGCCAGCCGGATCCATGCGTTGACTTGGGGAGAGGACTTCTCCCAACAGGTCTTTACGATTCCCGGCCATGTGGTGATGGATATCGCGGCCAATAGCGAAGGCAATGTCTATGTGCTGACCACCCAAGGTGCACCATATTTCTCACTTCCCGCGGAGGAACGAGAAGCGCCTCGGCCGAGTGTCGTATGGAGCTGGAATGGAGACACCTTGCAGCGACTGCATGAGTTTCCCTCCAAGCTGAAGGGCTATGCGTTGTACCTGACACCGGAAGAAGGCCTGCTGTTCGACGGTGTCGACGAATCTAGTCTGTTGGGTAGTGACGTTACTGCGGTGAGCTACGACGGGGGCGGGAGCTGGAAAATCGAGGATGAAGGTAGTAGCTCGCAAGGTGGGTATTACGACATGCAGACCGGCACCCGCTGGAGAGTGGAAGGATACTCTCTGTATAGGAGGGAAATTCCCTGA
- a CDS encoding carboxyl transferase domain-containing protein has translation MAILNTQVNPRSDGFQANEKAMRHEVMKLRELTAAISQGGGEKARTRHESRGKLFVRDRIDHLIDEGSPFLEFSALAAHEVYESDVPAAGVVTGIGRVSGVECVIVANDATVKGGTYYPLTVKKHIRAQEIARKHRLPCIYLVDSGGAFLPRQDEVFPDRDHFGRIFYNQATLSAEGIPQIAVVMGSCTAGGAYVPAMADESIIVKQQGTIFLGGPPLVKAATGESISAEDLGGADVHAKISGVADHYAENDAHALQLARGCVSRLNWQKRGQLKMQEPKPPRLDPSEIYGIVGTDLKKPFDVREVIGRIVDDSDFDEFKRYYGDTLVTGFAHIHGYPVGIVANNGVLFSESAVKGAHFIELCAQRKIPLIFLQNITGFMVGSKYEHEGIAKHGAKLVTAVACAKVPKFTVLIGGSFGAGNYGMCGRAYDPNLLFMWPNARISVMGGEQAAGVLAQVKREQYEREGREWSKEEEEAFKQPTREQYEHQGHPYYASARLWDDGVIDPAQTRDVLGLSLAAAMNAEVQETKFGVFRM, from the coding sequence ATGGCGATTCTGAACACCCAAGTCAATCCGCGCAGCGACGGCTTCCAGGCCAACGAAAAGGCCATGCGCCACGAGGTAATGAAGCTGCGCGAGCTGACCGCGGCGATCAGCCAGGGGGGTGGCGAGAAGGCCCGCACCCGCCACGAGTCCCGCGGCAAGCTGTTCGTGCGCGACCGCATCGACCACCTGATCGACGAAGGCTCACCCTTCCTCGAGTTCTCGGCGCTGGCGGCCCATGAGGTCTACGAGAGCGACGTGCCAGCCGCCGGCGTGGTCACCGGCATCGGCCGTGTGAGTGGCGTGGAGTGCGTGATCGTCGCCAACGACGCCACCGTCAAGGGCGGCACCTACTACCCGCTGACGGTGAAGAAGCACATCCGCGCCCAGGAGATCGCCCGCAAGCACCGCCTGCCGTGCATCTACCTGGTCGACTCCGGCGGCGCCTTCCTGCCCCGCCAGGACGAAGTGTTCCCCGACCGCGACCACTTCGGCCGCATCTTCTACAACCAGGCCACCCTCTCCGCCGAAGGCATCCCGCAGATCGCCGTGGTGATGGGCTCCTGCACCGCTGGCGGCGCCTACGTGCCGGCCATGGCCGACGAGTCGATCATCGTCAAGCAGCAGGGCACCATCTTCCTCGGCGGCCCGCCGCTGGTGAAGGCCGCGACCGGCGAGAGCATCAGCGCCGAAGACCTGGGCGGCGCCGACGTGCACGCCAAGATCAGTGGCGTGGCCGACCACTACGCCGAGAACGACGCTCACGCCCTGCAGCTCGCCCGTGGCTGCGTGTCGCGGCTGAACTGGCAGAAGCGCGGCCAGCTCAAGATGCAGGAGCCGAAGCCCCCGCGGCTCGACCCCAGCGAGATCTACGGCATCGTCGGCACCGACCTCAAGAAGCCGTTCGACGTGCGCGAAGTGATCGGCCGCATCGTCGACGACTCCGACTTCGACGAGTTCAAGCGCTACTACGGCGACACCCTGGTCACCGGCTTCGCTCACATTCACGGCTACCCGGTGGGCATCGTCGCCAACAACGGCGTGCTGTTCTCCGAATCCGCCGTGAAAGGCGCCCACTTCATCGAACTGTGCGCCCAGCGCAAGATCCCGTTGATCTTCTTGCAGAACATCACCGGCTTCATGGTCGGCTCCAAGTACGAGCACGAAGGCATCGCCAAGCACGGCGCCAAGCTCGTCACCGCCGTGGCTTGCGCCAAGGTGCCCAAGTTCACCGTGCTGATCGGCGGCAGCTTCGGCGCCGGCAACTACGGCATGTGCGGCCGCGCCTACGACCCCAACCTGCTGTTCATGTGGCCCAACGCGCGCATCTCGGTGATGGGTGGCGAACAGGCCGCCGGCGTGTTGGCCCAGGTCAAGCGCGAGCAGTACGAGCGCGAAGGCCGCGAGTGGAGCAAGGAGGAGGAAGAAGCCTTCAAGCAGCCCACCCGCGAGCAGTACGAGCACCAGGGCCACCCCTACTACGCCAGCGCACGGCTGTGGGACGACGGCGTGATCGACCCGGCCCAGACCCGCGACGTGCTGGGGCTCTCGCTTGCCGCAGCGATGAACGCGGAAGTCCAGGAAACCAAGTTCGGCGTGTTCCGGATGTGA
- a CDS encoding acetyl/propionyl/methylcrotonyl-CoA carboxylase subunit alpha — MSQTHDSRTTPFDTLLVANRGEIACRVMRTARAMGLRTVAVYSDADADARHVREADEAVRLGPAAARESYLKVEAVVEAAKRTGAGAIHPGYGFLSENGAFVEALDAAGITFVGPPASAIAAMGDKSAAKARMANAGVPLVPGYHGDDQDDALLRREADKIGYPVLLKASAGGGGKGMRVVESGENFQAALDGCRRESQAAFGDTRMLIEKYLTQPRHVEVQVFCDSHGNGVYLFERDCSVQRRHQKVLEEAPAPGMTAELRREMGEAAVRAAKEIGYVGAGTVEFLLDKDGSFYFMEMNTRLQVEHPVTEMITGQDLVEWQLRVAMGEALPLTQDELTITGHSFEARLYAEDPEQDFLPATGTLTRFAMDLEGAGLDPERVRLDSGVETGDVVSMHYDPMLAKLIVHGDDRDQALSTLNRALAALDVQGVVTNRAFLQRLATHPSFKACELDTRFIEKNEATLFAPKQYSIEEYAGAALIGLNQLARECESDSPWDRHDGFRLNAPHTIRISLCDPAHVQDDENSENVVVVEGTRASGADPWDLTIGGETLTARLQHLEGDAVAVTLNGHRRRLQARRDGNVVVMVDPRGETRLFWRRIDAIDHGHHEAESTLTAPMHGTVVALLVEAGQKVEKGMPLMVMEAMKMEHTMTAPADGHVESFHFNAGDTVGQGDVLLEFAPAE, encoded by the coding sequence ATGAGTCAGACCCACGATTCCCGTACCACGCCCTTCGACACCCTGTTGGTGGCCAACCGCGGCGAGATCGCCTGCCGCGTGATGCGTACCGCCCGTGCCATGGGCCTGCGCACCGTGGCCGTGTACTCGGATGCCGACGCCGACGCCCGCCACGTGCGCGAGGCCGACGAGGCCGTGCGCCTGGGCCCGGCCGCCGCCCGCGAGAGCTACCTTAAGGTGGAAGCGGTGGTGGAAGCCGCCAAGCGCACCGGCGCCGGCGCCATTCACCCCGGCTACGGCTTCCTTTCCGAGAACGGCGCCTTCGTCGAAGCGCTGGACGCCGCCGGCATCACCTTCGTCGGCCCGCCCGCCTCGGCGATTGCCGCCATGGGCGACAAGTCCGCCGCCAAGGCGCGCATGGCCAACGCCGGCGTACCGCTGGTGCCGGGCTACCACGGCGACGACCAGGACGACGCCCTGCTTCGCCGCGAGGCCGACAAGATCGGTTACCCCGTGCTCCTCAAGGCCAGCGCCGGCGGCGGCGGCAAGGGCATGCGCGTGGTGGAAAGCGGCGAGAACTTCCAGGCCGCGCTGGACGGCTGCCGCCGTGAATCCCAGGCCGCCTTCGGCGACACCCGCATGCTGATCGAGAAGTACCTGACTCAGCCGCGCCACGTTGAAGTGCAGGTGTTCTGCGATAGCCACGGCAACGGCGTGTACCTGTTCGAACGCGACTGCTCGGTGCAGCGCCGCCACCAGAAGGTACTCGAGGAAGCCCCCGCCCCCGGCATGACCGCCGAACTGCGCCGCGAGATGGGCGAAGCCGCCGTGCGCGCCGCCAAGGAGATCGGCTACGTCGGCGCCGGCACCGTCGAGTTCCTGCTTGATAAGGATGGCTCGTTCTACTTCATGGAGATGAACACCCGCCTGCAGGTGGAGCACCCCGTCACCGAGATGATCACCGGCCAGGACCTGGTCGAGTGGCAGCTGCGCGTGGCCATGGGCGAGGCGCTGCCGCTGACGCAGGACGAGCTGACCATCACCGGCCACAGCTTCGAGGCGCGCCTCTACGCCGAAGACCCGGAGCAGGACTTCCTGCCCGCCACCGGCACCCTGACCCGCTTCGCCATGGACCTGGAAGGCGCCGGACTCGACCCTGAGCGCGTACGCCTGGACAGCGGCGTGGAAACCGGCGACGTCGTCTCCATGCACTACGACCCCATGCTCGCCAAGCTGATCGTACACGGCGACGACCGCGACCAGGCGCTCTCCACCCTCAACCGGGCGCTGGCCGCACTGGACGTGCAGGGCGTGGTGACCAACCGTGCCTTCCTGCAGCGGCTGGCCACGCACCCGTCGTTCAAGGCGTGCGAGCTGGATACCCGCTTCATCGAGAAGAACGAAGCCACTCTCTTCGCCCCCAAGCAATACAGCATCGAGGAATACGCCGGTGCCGCGCTGATCGGCCTCAATCAGCTCGCCCGCGAGTGCGAGAGCGACTCGCCATGGGACCGCCACGACGGCTTCCGCCTCAACGCCCCGCACACCATCCGCATCTCGCTGTGCGATCCGGCCCACGTGCAGGACGATGAGAACTCGGAAAACGTGGTGGTCGTGGAAGGTACCCGTGCCAGCGGCGCCGACCCGTGGGACCTGACCATCGGCGGCGAGACCCTCACGGCCCGCCTGCAGCACCTGGAAGGCGACGCCGTGGCCGTCACCCTCAACGGTCACCGCCGCCGCCTGCAGGCCCGCCGCGACGGCAATGTCGTGGTGATGGTCGACCCGCGTGGCGAGACCCGCCTGTTCTGGCGTCGCATCGACGCCATCGACCACGGCCACCACGAGGCCGAATCGACCCTCACCGCGCCGATGCACGGCACCGTGGTCGCGCTGCTGGTGGAAGCCGGTCAGAAGGTGGAAAAAGGCATGCCGCTGATGGTCATGGAAGCCATGAAGATGGAACACACCATGACCGCCCCCGCCGACGGCCATGTGGAAAGCTTCCACTTCAATGCCGGCGACACAGTGGGACAAGGCGACGTACTGCTGGAATTCGCTCCCGCCGAGTAA